Within Runella rosea, the genomic segment CCGCCCCTGTTTGCGTCCGCCCTTTTTCGATGCGGTTAGAAATCTTTCGCGGTTACTGGGCAGACGCAAGGCCTGCCCCTACGTTACATTTTACATTTATTATTTTAGGTTTTTCGGTTCATATACCAAAATATATTTGGGCGTCATACGCCGTTGCGGGCCTGCCCCTACGGTTTAAATTTTAGAATTCGTGCCCTGATTTCGGGGACTTCATATTCGTTATTCTGTACAGGGAAACCCACTTTTTCGGGAGCGGGGCCCACCCATTCCGATTTTTTTCCAGAAATAGAAATCGTTCCTTTTGTGGAGATTTCAATCACGGTATAGAGCGGGTCTTTGTAAGGCGCCGTATATTTGATCCATTTGAAGTCTTTGTCTATCTGCTCGCTGTACCGCACGTGGCCATACTCTTCACCCAGCCATTTGTACGACATGGAATTGATACAGACATACCAAATGCCATTGATGTTGTCGGCACGGTCGTAGTGAATGTGTCCGTAGAAATTGGCAATAATTTTATTCTTTTTGGCCTTCGCATTGTGCGCTTCTAGCATGGCCCGAATATCGGCCGAGTTGTCAACTCCGTCTTTCCCCAATCCTTGGTGCGAGAAAATAACAATAGGCGTTTTGGCTTTCGCTAATTCATCTTTCAGCCACGCCAATTGCTTCTCCCCTATGTATTGCTGATAGCCTTTTACGTCGGGCGTTTTTTTGTCGTTACCATCCAACACGATAAAGTAAAAACCATTTTGTTGGAATGAATAATAAGAAGAGGGCATACCACGATAGGCCAATGCCTGCTGTAGAGAAAATCCTCCGTCCATTTCGTGGTTGCCGATGACCTGATATTTTGGACCAGCGTACGACTTCCAAATCTCAAATCCGTAGGCATACTTGGGCGCGGGCGTTCCGAAATCACCGAGTTCAATGATAAAATCGGGTTTGGCGGTCTTCATGCTGTCCATAAAAGCCATGAGTCGCTCTTTCGCGTCGTGCATGGTGGGCACATGCACATCCGTAAACAGTCCAAACTTCACCTTTTGTGCCTTTTGGGCAAAGGAGGTGGTGGAAAGGAGCGAGCCGAAAAACAGAAAAATAATAAACAGGCAGGCGGCCCCGCGAAAAATGTAAAAATGGTTTTTCATACATCAACAAATTATTCGAATAAATCAGTGCTTGACAGTCAAGATGTTGTTACAACTTGATAAATATCTTCTTACGGTATAACCAATAAGCTGGAATAAAATTGACCGAAACAAAAAACAGCGCGTACAACAAACTGGCTAAATTGGGCGCAACGCCCGCATTGATTAAACCATTGACAACGTGCTGATTGAGCGAATTCTCGCCGAATTTTGCCCCGTAAAAAACGAGAGCTAACACATCTCCCAGTACGTATACTGCAATGGCATTTGCGCCAAAGATAATTCCGGGCTGGGTACCTTTGGTTTTTCCCAAAATATCGACCATAAAATATAAAGCTCCCAGCAGCAAGGCCGCAAAACCCGATGTCACGAGGACAAACGAACTCGTCCAAAGGTTTTCATTGACTGGAAAACCCAAGCCCCAAAAATACCCCAACGCCGCCGAAAACACACCCGCCGTCATGAGGTAATTGACTTTTTCGTTTGGCGTAAAATTACTTTGCAACAACCGCCCCGCCAGCATTCCCGTAATGCCCGACACGATAGACGGAAACGTACTCAGGATACTTTCGGGGTCCCATGTGCCCTGCCACATTTTGCCGGGCAGAAATTTACTGTCAAACCACGCCACCAGATTTACGCCTGGTTCTAGCATCACTTGCCCCACGCCCGGCGTAGGAATCAACGTCAATGCCAGCCAATAAACGACCAGTATGATGCTCCCAATCCAAGCCTGTTGTTTCCAATTTGTATTCAAAAACAAAATAGCACACCCCAAAAATACAAACGCAATGCGGTGCAGTGTACCCGTCCAACGAATATCGCTGAAATCAAACGTAGGCATCAGGTTCAAAAACATTCCAACCATGAATATCTTCAGTGAGCGAATGACGATTTTTTTGTAAAGTTCTCCTTTCGGACTGCCGTCCTGCTTGCGTTTGGAATACGCAAAAACAATCGAAACACCTACCACAAACAGAAAAAAAGGCGCTACTAAATCGGTAAAAGAAAGGCCGCTCCACTTGGTATGCCGCAGGGTAAAAAAGACATGCTCCTCACTGCCCGGGAAATTGACCATGAGCATGGCCGCAATGGTAAACCCTCTTAGCGCGTCTAGCGAAATGAGTCGGTTGTTTTGTGGTAGCATCAAAAGGAAGGGATTAAGTCAATATTAAAAATTACTTCAAACCTGAATGGTATTTTTAATACGTGCCACAGTATTATTAGGGCTATTTAACCCCGCAAATTATGCGTAATATTTTACATAGTGCGTTCCTCTTTACAACAATTCTTGCGATTATCAGCTGTAAATCAACCCAAAGCGGTGAGTTTGACCAAGCTGGCAAGGTGGCTATTTCGTGGGAATTGGTCAGTAATTTTGTGGGTCCAAAAGACACCTTTGAAGCCAAATTTTACCTAAAAAACAACGGAACGCTCACGTTAAACGATAGTGATTGGGCCTTATTTTTCAACATGGCTCCGCGCCCGCTCACGGGGCATCCGACTCCCCAACCCGCCACCCTCGAACACATCAATGGTGATTGGTACAAAATGACGCCCAACAAAGGCTTTCGTTTAGCCCCCGGCGACTCGCTAACGGTGAGCTATCGGGGAACGGAAGGCATCGTGAAAGAAACCGACGCGCCTTTGGGTCTGTATTTTGTATTTTATGACAAAGCAGGTAAAGAGACACAAATCGTACAACTTGACCCCTGTACTGTGCTGCCCTTCACCAAAAAAGAGCAATTGCTGCGCGGAAGCAACGACGAAGACCCGATTTTGACCCACGAGCAGCAATACAAGGAGAATTTGGGCGTCAGCCCAGTAAGCACCGACAAGTTGTTGAAGGTGATTCCGACGCCCGTGAAAGTAACGCTCGGAAAAGGAACATTTACCTTGACTGCCTCCACGCCCATTCATTACCAAAACGGACTGGAGAGCGAAGCCAAATTGCTCGCCCAACGTCTCAAGGAATTGACTGGCGGTGACTTTACGGTAAAAAATGCCGCCCCAGCCGCTAGCGCGATTTCATTAACAACGGGTAAAATAGTCGTCAACGGTATCAGTAAAGAAGCCTATCAACTGACTATCAACGACAAAGGCATTTCTATCGTCGGTAGCGATGCAGCGGGGGCTTTCTACGGCACTCAAAGTTTGGCGGCGCTGATTCCAGCCCAAGCGTTTGTCCAAAAAGCGGCTGCGGTCGGTTTAGATTACGTTCAAATCGAAGATGCTCCACGCTTTCATTTTCGTAGTATGCAGCTCGACGTGAGCCGCAATTTCCAAACCAAAGAGACCCTTTTGCGGCTGCTTGATGTATTGGCATTTTATAAGCTCAACCACTTTTTATTGTACACTACTGAAGACGAAGGCTGGCGATTGGAGATTGAAGGTTTGCCAGAATTAACGCAAGTAGGTGCACAACGTCAACACATTTCCTCGTACAAGAATGCCGCCCTGCACCCCGGCTACGGTTCTGGACCTGTGGCATACGAAAAAGGCAAACACGGCAGCGGTTTTTATACCAAAGCAGATTTTATTGAAATCCTTAAATACGCCGCTGCACGGCACATCAAAATCATTCCTGAAGTAAACCTGCCCGGACACGCCCACGCCGCCATCAAAGCCATGGAGGCGCGCTACGAGCGGTTGATGAAGGAAGGTAAAGAAAAAGAAGCCAACGAATACCGCCTCATTGACCCCGATGATAAATCAATATACCTGTCGGCGCAGGGCTACAAAGACAACGTAGTAGACGTAACGCGGGAATCTACGTATCATTTTTATGAAAAAGTCACCGATGAAATCATCAACATGTACAAAGAAGCGGGTCTAACGCTCGACCTTTTTCACATCGGTGGTGATGAAGTAGCCGCAGGCGCTTGGACTAAATCTCCTTTGGCACAGGAACTTCTCAAAAAAGACCCAAGTATTGGCAATGAGTACAATCTGCATCCGTATTTCATTCGTCGATTGTTGCCGAGACTCCAAAAACGTAACCTTCAGATACACGGGTGGGAAGAAGTTTCGATGATTAAGGACAAAGACGGTGCGTTGAAAGTAAATCCTGAGTTTGCGGGCAAAAATGTCGTTCCCTACGTTTGGAACAACGTGTATGACCCCGATATGGGGTATAGAATCGCCAATGCGGGCTATCCTGTGGTGCTCTGCAACGTGACCAATTTTTATTTTGATTTGGCCTACAACAACGACCCCAAAGAGCCGGGTCTCTATTGGGCGGGGTTTGTAGACACGCGCGACAATTACACCTTTGCGCCCTACGATATGTTCAAAACCACCTACACCACCGCAATGGGCAAACCCATGGTGTTTGATAAAGTGGAACGCCTCAAACCCGAAGCCCGCAAAAACATCATTGGCGTAGAATGTCAGCTCTGGAGCGAAACCGTCAAAGGCCGCGACATGATGGAATATTATACCCTACCCAAGCTGATGGGATTTGCTGAAAGTGCCTGGAGTGCCGAGCGCCCGTGGGAGAACATTGCTGATAAAACCACGCGTGAAAAAGTCATTCAAACAGGATGGAATGTGTTTGTAAATACGTTGGCGCAAAAAGAGTTACCGCGCCTGAGTTATCTCAACGGCGGGTACAATTATCGCGTACCGTTACCAGGAGCCATCGTTGAAAACGGCACCCTGAACGCTAACGTAGCTTTTCCAGGATTAACAATTCGGTACACTACCGATGGTAGCGAGCCCACCCAAAAATCAGCAGAATACAAAAATCCAATAAAAGTAAATGGTAACGTGAAGCTGAAAAGCTTTGATGCTTCTGGCAAAGGAAGTCGGACCGTGAGTGTGAATTGATTGAACTAAAAAACACGAAATAATCATCAGTAGACGGAATTTACTGTCCAAAATTCCGAGGGTCGGTATTGCTTAAACAGTCCACAACTATACGGTAAATAAATAGGTAACTAGCGGCAGGATATACCCTACCGCAGGAATGAAAAAAAGAAAACGATTAAAAAAGAGTGAACATGAAAATAGGTGTAGATTTAGGAGGAACAAAAATAAAGGCGGGCGTCGAAACAAACGGTTCGATTATTCGGCAGAACACCATATTCCTTCAACAAAAGGACTCGTTATCGGCTACTTTAACCCAATTAATTAATCTTATTAAACCCCTAACCGACTACCCAGCCACCAGCATTGGCATCGGTGTACCGTCGGTGGTGGATGTTGAACGCGGTATCGTGTACAACGTAGCGAATATTCCATCTTGGGAGAAAGTGGCCTTGCGGGATATTTTAGAAGAAGAGTTCAACCTGCCAGTATTTGTCAACAACGACGTCAATTGTTTTACCCTTGGAGAGCACCGTTTCGGAGTTGCCAAAAACTATAGTTCGGTTGTGGGGATGACCATCGGCACAGGCCTTGGCTCAGGATTAATTATTGATAATCAGCTATATGTAGGGCACAATTGCGGGGCGGGAGAAATAGGCCTGCTTCCTTATCGCGACCATAACCTTGAATACTACGCTTGCAGCAATTTCTTCGATGCT encodes:
- a CDS encoding ROK family protein, with product MKIGVDLGGTKIKAGVETNGSIIRQNTIFLQQKDSLSATLTQLINLIKPLTDYPATSIGIGVPSVVDVERGIVYNVANIPSWEKVALRDILEEEFNLPVFVNNDVNCFTLGEHRFGVAKNYSSVVGMTIGTGLGSGLIIDNQLYVGHNCGAGEIGLLPYRDHNLEYYACSNFFDAIHGTTALEASQAALNGNKKAINMWSEFGVHIGCAIKAAMYVFDPEAIVLGGSISKAYPLFKAGMLETLNDFAYPQSLKRLKLLQSQDDDISMLGAAALVSQDLKVKV
- a CDS encoding family 20 glycosylhydrolase, with the translated sequence MRNILHSAFLFTTILAIISCKSTQSGEFDQAGKVAISWELVSNFVGPKDTFEAKFYLKNNGTLTLNDSDWALFFNMAPRPLTGHPTPQPATLEHINGDWYKMTPNKGFRLAPGDSLTVSYRGTEGIVKETDAPLGLYFVFYDKAGKETQIVQLDPCTVLPFTKKEQLLRGSNDEDPILTHEQQYKENLGVSPVSTDKLLKVIPTPVKVTLGKGTFTLTASTPIHYQNGLESEAKLLAQRLKELTGGDFTVKNAAPAASAISLTTGKIVVNGISKEAYQLTINDKGISIVGSDAAGAFYGTQSLAALIPAQAFVQKAAAVGLDYVQIEDAPRFHFRSMQLDVSRNFQTKETLLRLLDVLAFYKLNHFLLYTTEDEGWRLEIEGLPELTQVGAQRQHISSYKNAALHPGYGSGPVAYEKGKHGSGFYTKADFIEILKYAAARHIKIIPEVNLPGHAHAAIKAMEARYERLMKEGKEKEANEYRLIDPDDKSIYLSAQGYKDNVVDVTRESTYHFYEKVTDEIINMYKEAGLTLDLFHIGGDEVAAGAWTKSPLAQELLKKDPSIGNEYNLHPYFIRRLLPRLQKRNLQIHGWEEVSMIKDKDGALKVNPEFAGKNVVPYVWNNVYDPDMGYRIANAGYPVVLCNVTNFYFDLAYNNDPKEPGLYWAGFVDTRDNYTFAPYDMFKTTYTTAMGKPMVFDKVERLKPEARKNIIGVECQLWSETVKGRDMMEYYTLPKLMGFAESAWSAERPWENIADKTTREKVIQTGWNVFVNTLAQKELPRLSYLNGGYNYRVPLPGAIVENGTLNANVAFPGLTIRYTTDGSEPTQKSAEYKNPIKVNGNVKLKSFDASGKGSRTVSVN
- a CDS encoding metallophosphoesterase family protein; its protein translation is MKNHFYIFRGAACLFIIFLFFGSLLSTTSFAQKAQKVKFGLFTDVHVPTMHDAKERLMAFMDSMKTAKPDFIIELGDFGTPAPKYAYGFEIWKSYAGPKYQVIGNHEMDGGFSLQQALAYRGMPSSYYSFQQNGFYFIVLDGNDKKTPDVKGYQQYIGEKQLAWLKDELAKAKTPIVIFSHQGLGKDGVDNSADIRAMLEAHNAKAKKNKIIANFYGHIHYDRADNINGIWYVCINSMSYKWLGEEYGHVRYSEQIDKDFKWIKYTAPYKDPLYTVIEISTKGTISISGKKSEWVGPAPEKVGFPVQNNEYEVPEIRARILKFKP
- a CDS encoding acyltransferase family protein; amino-acid sequence: MLPQNNRLISLDALRGFTIAAMLMVNFPGSEEHVFFTLRHTKWSGLSFTDLVAPFFLFVVGVSIVFAYSKRKQDGSPKGELYKKIVIRSLKIFMVGMFLNLMPTFDFSDIRWTGTLHRIAFVFLGCAILFLNTNWKQQAWIGSIILVVYWLALTLIPTPGVGQVMLEPGVNLVAWFDSKFLPGKMWQGTWDPESILSTFPSIVSGITGMLAGRLLQSNFTPNEKVNYLMTAGVFSAALGYFWGLGFPVNENLWTSSFVLVTSGFAALLLGALYFMVDILGKTKGTQPGIIFGANAIAVYVLGDVLALVFYGAKFGENSLNQHVVNGLINAGVAPNLASLLYALFFVSVNFIPAYWLYRKKIFIKL